In the Piscinibacter sp. XHJ-5 genome, one interval contains:
- a CDS encoding 5-methyltetrahydropteroyltriglutamate--homocysteine S-methyltransferase → MSTRTTPPFRADHVGSFLRPAYLLQARDQAAKGEITREQLREVEDRAIAEVVKMQQDVGLQSITDGEFRRTYFHIDFLQQLGGVQTEEPVTIRKPDGSEELAPPVMRVTGKVRHVKDIQRADFEYLKGQVAAGRTPKVTIPSPTMLHFRGGRAGISREAYPELEPAFYDDVAKAYGEELQSLYDAGCRYVQLDDTNMAYLCDEKMREAARQRGDDPNELPHRYAKFINKVVAHKPEGMTLAMHLCRGNFKSTFAAQGNYEPVAEALLAEMHLDAYFMEYDDDRSGDFRPLRYLPKGKVVVLGLVTTKFGEMESKDELKRRIDEAARHAPLEQLCLSPQCGFSSTVHGNKIAVDAQKAKLALIVETAQEVWGAV, encoded by the coding sequence ATGAGCACCCGCACCACCCCCCCGTTCCGCGCCGACCACGTCGGCAGTTTTCTGCGTCCCGCCTACCTGCTGCAGGCCCGCGACCAGGCCGCGAAGGGCGAGATCACGCGCGAGCAGCTGCGTGAGGTCGAGGACCGCGCGATCGCCGAGGTCGTGAAGATGCAGCAGGACGTCGGCCTGCAGAGCATCACCGACGGCGAATTCCGCCGCACCTACTTCCACATCGACTTCCTGCAGCAGCTCGGCGGCGTGCAGACCGAGGAGCCGGTGACGATTCGCAAGCCCGATGGCAGCGAGGAGCTCGCGCCGCCGGTGATGCGCGTGACCGGCAAGGTGCGCCACGTGAAGGACATCCAGCGCGCCGACTTCGAGTACCTGAAGGGCCAGGTTGCCGCCGGCCGCACGCCCAAGGTGACGATCCCATCGCCCACGATGCTTCACTTTCGCGGCGGCCGCGCCGGCATCAGCCGCGAGGCCTATCCCGAACTCGAGCCGGCGTTCTACGACGACGTCGCCAAGGCCTACGGCGAGGAGCTGCAGTCGCTGTACGACGCCGGCTGCCGATACGTGCAGCTCGACGACACCAACATGGCCTACCTGTGCGACGAGAAGATGCGCGAGGCGGCGCGCCAGCGCGGCGACGATCCCAACGAGCTGCCGCACCGCTACGCGAAGTTCATCAACAAGGTCGTCGCGCACAAGCCCGAGGGCATGACGCTGGCCATGCACCTGTGCCGCGGCAACTTCAAGAGCACCTTCGCCGCCCAGGGCAACTACGAGCCGGTGGCGGAAGCCCTGCTCGCCGAGATGCACCTCGATGCGTACTTCATGGAATACGACGACGATCGCTCGGGCGACTTCCGTCCCTTGCGCTACCTGCCCAAGGGCAAGGTCGTGGTGCTGGGGCTGGTGACGACCAAGTTCGGCGAGATGGAGAGCAAGGACGAGCTGAAGCGGCGCATCGACGAGGCTGCGCGCCACGCGCCGCTGGAGCAGCTGTGCCTGTCGCCGCAATGCGGCTTCTCGAGCACGGTGCACGGCAACAAGATCGCGGTGGACGCGCAGAAGGCGAAGCTGGCGCTGATCGTGGAGACGGCGCAGGAGGTCTGGGGGGCCGTTTGA
- a CDS encoding branched-chain amino acid ABC transporter permease — protein sequence MLTLLFDGIAYGMLLFVLAVGLAVTLGLMNFINLAHGAFAMAGGYATVLLMDRAGVPFLATLPIAFALAAGAGALLERTLYRPMYGKPHLDQVLFSIGLVFMAVAAVDYLIGSQQQIVKLPAFLSGRFDLAAVGIGKYRLFIIVLCALLTVALQLVLSRTRFGSRLRAAVDDPRVASGLGINVNRVFLLTFAVGSGLAGLGGALGAEVLGLDPTFPLKFMIYFLIVVSVGGTSTITGPLLAALLLGIADVLGKYYAPKLGAFIVYTLMIVILLWRPQGLFVRKGAR from the coding sequence ATGCTGACCCTCCTCTTCGACGGCATCGCCTACGGCATGCTGCTGTTCGTGCTGGCCGTCGGGCTGGCGGTGACGCTCGGGCTGATGAACTTCATCAACCTCGCGCACGGCGCGTTCGCGATGGCCGGCGGCTACGCCACCGTGCTGCTGATGGACCGCGCCGGCGTGCCGTTCCTGGCCACGCTGCCGATCGCGTTCGCGCTGGCGGCCGGCGCCGGTGCCCTGCTGGAGCGCACGCTGTACCGCCCGATGTACGGCAAGCCGCACCTCGACCAGGTGCTGTTCTCGATCGGCCTCGTCTTCATGGCCGTGGCCGCGGTCGACTACCTGATCGGGTCGCAGCAGCAGATCGTCAAGCTGCCGGCGTTCCTGTCGGGGCGCTTCGACCTCGCGGCCGTCGGCATCGGCAAGTACCGGCTCTTCATCATCGTGCTGTGCGCGCTGCTCACGGTGGCGCTGCAGCTGGTGCTCAGCCGCACCCGCTTCGGCAGCCGGCTGCGCGCGGCGGTCGACGATCCGCGTGTGGCCTCGGGGCTGGGCATCAACGTCAACCGCGTGTTCCTGCTCACCTTCGCGGTCGGCTCGGGCCTCGCCGGCCTGGGCGGGGCGCTGGGCGCCGAAGTGCTCGGGCTGGACCCGACGTTCCCGCTCAAGTTCATGATCTATTTCCTGATCGTCGTCTCGGTCGGCGGCACCAGCACCATCACCGGCCCCCTGCTCGCCGCGCTGCTGCTGGGCATCGCCGACGTGCTCGGCAAGTACTACGCGCCCAAGCTCGGCGCTTTCATCGTCTACACGCTGATGATCGTCATCCTGCTGTGGCGGCCGCAGGGGCTGTTCGTGCGCAAGGGCGCCCGATGA
- a CDS encoding branched-chain amino acid ABC transporter permease — MSQVSGRPSMSVLQALAAHSRWRGWEIALFAALALSWFVLPEHALLANEIALLALFAVSLDLILGYAGIVSLGHAAFFGVGAYAAALFAKHVMPDPLVGLVFAVAVASLLGLLTSALILRGSDLTRLMVTLGVASLLYELANRLDQWTGGADGLQGVTMAPLLGRFDWDLQGRTAYAYTLVVLLLALFACRRLVHSPFGVSLQALRDNRLRASAIGLSVNARLVAIYTIAGGIAGAAGALLAQTTGFASLDVLDFHRSADVLLVLVIGGTGYLYGGLLGAIAFKLLHDLIAAWTPQYWTFWIGLFLVVLVLVGRDRLLKPWTWRAAR; from the coding sequence ATGAGCCAGGTGTCGGGCCGCCCGTCGATGAGCGTCCTGCAGGCGCTCGCCGCCCATTCCCGCTGGCGCGGCTGGGAGATCGCGCTGTTCGCCGCGCTCGCGCTGTCCTGGTTCGTGCTGCCGGAGCACGCGCTGCTGGCCAACGAGATCGCCCTGCTGGCGCTGTTCGCGGTGTCGCTGGACCTCATCCTCGGCTACGCGGGCATCGTCTCGCTGGGGCATGCCGCCTTCTTCGGCGTGGGCGCCTACGCGGCCGCGCTGTTCGCCAAGCACGTCATGCCCGATCCGCTGGTCGGCCTGGTCTTCGCGGTGGCGGTGGCATCGCTGCTGGGCCTGCTGACGAGCGCGCTCATCCTGCGCGGCTCGGATCTCACGCGGCTGATGGTCACGCTGGGCGTCGCCTCGCTGCTGTACGAGCTGGCCAACCGCCTCGACCAGTGGACCGGCGGCGCCGACGGCCTGCAAGGCGTGACCATGGCGCCGCTGCTGGGCCGGTTCGACTGGGATCTGCAGGGCCGCACCGCGTATGCCTACACGCTCGTCGTGCTGCTGCTCGCGCTGTTCGCCTGCCGCCGTCTCGTGCATTCGCCGTTCGGCGTGTCGCTGCAGGCGCTGCGCGACAACCGGCTGCGCGCCTCGGCGATCGGGCTGTCGGTGAATGCGCGGCTGGTGGCCATCTACACGATCGCCGGCGGCATCGCGGGCGCGGCCGGCGCCCTGCTCGCGCAGACCACCGGCTTCGCGTCGCTCGACGTGCTCGACTTCCACCGCAGCGCGGACGTGCTGCTGGTGCTGGTGATCGGCGGCACCGGCTATCTCTACGGCGGCCTGTTGGGAGCGATCGCGTTCAAGCTGCTGCACGATCTCATCGCCGCGTGGACGCCGCAGTACTGGACCTTCTGGATCGGGCTGTTCCTCGTCGTGCTGGTGCTGGTGGGGCGCGACCGGCTGCTCAAGCCGTGGACCTGGCGGGCCGCGCGATGA
- a CDS encoding NIPSNAP family protein, protein MSNHSPGWPPVIELRQYTLHPGRRDALIALFEREFIEPQLALGMQLPGIFRDLDDPDRFVWLRGFADMPARARSLAAFYGGPVWQQHRDAANATMIDSDDVLLLRPALAFDAPAAAPVRSSGLVTATVCPLGSPADDALVQVWRHTMAPLWSDAGAELLSCLVTESAPNNFPRLPVREGEQVMAWFARFGSAEVERSHAAALARSTTWSAWCERLAAPAQRLRLAPTDRSALQA, encoded by the coding sequence ATGTCGAACCATTCGCCTGGCTGGCCGCCGGTGATCGAGCTGCGCCAGTACACCCTGCATCCAGGACGGCGCGACGCGCTGATCGCGCTGTTCGAGCGCGAGTTCATCGAGCCGCAGCTGGCACTGGGCATGCAGCTGCCCGGGATCTTTCGCGACCTCGACGACCCCGACCGCTTCGTCTGGCTGCGCGGCTTCGCCGACATGCCGGCGCGGGCGCGGTCGCTGGCCGCCTTCTACGGCGGGCCGGTGTGGCAGCAGCACCGCGATGCGGCCAACGCGACGATGATCGACAGCGACGACGTGCTGCTGCTGCGGCCCGCGCTGGCGTTCGATGCGCCGGCCGCCGCGCCGGTCCGCTCGTCCGGGCTGGTGACCGCCACCGTGTGCCCGCTGGGTTCGCCCGCCGACGATGCGCTGGTGCAGGTCTGGCGCCACACCATGGCGCCCCTGTGGAGCGATGCCGGGGCCGAGCTGCTGAGCTGCCTGGTCACCGAGTCCGCTCCCAACAACTTTCCGCGTTTGCCGGTGCGCGAAGGCGAGCAGGTGATGGCCTGGTTCGCGCGCTTCGGGAGCGCAGAGGTCGAACGTTCGCACGCGGCCGCGCTCGCCCGGTCGACGACCTGGTCGGCGTGGTGCGAGCGCCTCGCGGCGCCGGCGCAACGGCTGCGCCTCGCCCCCACGGACCGATCGGCGCTGCAGGCCTGA
- a CDS encoding WYL domain-containing protein — MRASRLLSLLMLLQSRGRMSAQALAEQLEVSVRTVYRDVDELSASGVPVWAEHGRHGGFVLQPGWRTRVDGLTAREAQAMFLGGLPGPAAQLGLGEAMASAQLKLLAALPADWRDDAHRVSSRFHLDPIDWYRGPSATDHLPAIAQAVWRERRIAVRYESWKGVVERTLEPLGLVLKAGTWYLAATSGKEPRTYRLSNILELTLTDDVFVRPKTFDLAGYWAASTKRFEAELYRGEAVVRVSPRGVRMLRGLSAAVAEAVDRAADAAGSRGWREVTIPIESIEHAAGQLLRLGAEVQVMEPAALRRRIADTIAAMASLYD; from the coding sequence ATGCGCGCGAGCCGGCTCCTGTCCCTGCTGATGCTGCTGCAAAGCCGCGGCCGCATGAGCGCGCAGGCGCTGGCCGAGCAGCTGGAGGTGTCGGTGCGCACCGTGTACCGCGACGTCGACGAGCTGAGTGCCTCGGGCGTGCCGGTATGGGCCGAGCACGGCCGCCATGGCGGCTTCGTGCTGCAGCCGGGCTGGCGCACGCGTGTCGACGGACTCACCGCCCGCGAAGCGCAGGCCATGTTCCTCGGCGGCCTGCCGGGACCGGCCGCGCAGCTCGGGCTCGGCGAAGCCATGGCCTCGGCGCAGCTCAAGCTGCTGGCCGCACTGCCGGCCGACTGGCGCGACGATGCGCACCGCGTCAGCTCGCGCTTCCACCTCGACCCGATCGACTGGTACCGCGGTCCCTCGGCCACCGACCACCTGCCGGCGATCGCCCAGGCCGTGTGGCGCGAGCGACGCATTGCCGTGCGCTACGAAAGCTGGAAGGGCGTGGTCGAGCGCACGCTGGAGCCGCTGGGCCTGGTGCTGAAGGCGGGCACCTGGTACCTCGCCGCCACGTCGGGCAAGGAGCCGCGCACCTATCGGCTGTCCAACATCCTCGAGCTCACGCTGACCGACGACGTCTTCGTGCGGCCGAAGACCTTCGACCTGGCGGGGTACTGGGCCGCGTCCACGAAGCGCTTCGAGGCCGAGCTCTATCGCGGCGAGGCGGTGGTGCGGGTGTCGCCGCGGGGCGTGAGGATGCTGCGGGGGTTGAGCGCGGCGGTGGCCGAGGCGGTCGACCGCGCTGCGGACGCCGCCGGCTCACGGGGATGGCGCGAGGTCACCATCCCCATCGAATCGATCGAGCACGCGGCGGGGCAACTGCTGCGCCTGGGCGCCGAAGTGCAGGTGATGGAGCCCGCCGCGCTGCGTCGCAGGATCGCCGACACCATCGCGGCGATGGCGTCGCTCTACGACTGA
- a CDS encoding ABC transporter substrate-binding protein, with amino-acid sequence MQRRTLVALSLAMTAAALPAAAQDTVKIGLILPMTGPFASTGRQIDAAVKLYLAQNGSTVAGKKVEVILKDDASVADTTRRIAQELVVNDKVAVLAGFGLTPLALATAPIATQAKTPMVVMAAATSSITEASPYIVRTSFTLPQVTLGIAEWAAKNKIKKAATLVTDYGPGIDAEKTFKDRFVLNGGQIVTEVRVPLRNPDFAPFLQRVRDSGADALFTFVPSGVGSALMKQFAERGLDKAGIRLIATGDVTDDDILNDMGDVALGVVTSHHYSAAHKSALNQKFVEAFGKANKGMRPNFMGVGGYDGMRVIMEGLKASKGAGGEALLNAMKGQVFESPRGPVLIDAQTRDIVQDVYIRKVERVNGQLYNVEFETQKGVKDPGKAK; translated from the coding sequence ATGCAACGCAGAACCCTCGTCGCGCTCTCGCTCGCGATGACCGCCGCGGCGCTGCCCGCCGCGGCCCAGGACACGGTGAAGATCGGCCTCATCCTGCCGATGACCGGCCCGTTCGCGTCCACCGGCCGGCAGATCGATGCCGCCGTCAAGCTGTACCTGGCGCAGAACGGCAGCACGGTGGCCGGCAAGAAGGTCGAGGTGATCCTGAAGGACGACGCCAGCGTGGCCGACACCACGCGCCGCATCGCGCAGGAGCTGGTGGTCAACGACAAGGTCGCGGTGCTCGCCGGGTTCGGCCTCACGCCGCTGGCGCTGGCCACCGCCCCCATCGCCACGCAGGCCAAGACGCCCATGGTCGTGATGGCGGCGGCCACGTCGAGCATCACCGAGGCGTCGCCCTACATCGTGCGCACGAGCTTCACCTTGCCGCAGGTTACGCTGGGCATCGCCGAGTGGGCCGCGAAGAACAAGATCAAGAAGGCCGCGACGCTGGTCACCGACTACGGGCCGGGCATCGATGCCGAGAAGACTTTCAAGGACCGCTTCGTCCTCAACGGCGGACAGATCGTCACCGAGGTGCGCGTGCCGCTGCGCAACCCCGACTTCGCGCCCTTCCTGCAGCGCGTGCGCGACTCCGGCGCCGATGCGCTGTTCACCTTCGTGCCGTCGGGCGTCGGATCGGCGCTGATGAAGCAGTTCGCCGAGCGCGGCCTCGACAAGGCGGGCATCCGGCTCATCGCCACCGGCGACGTGACCGATGACGACATCCTCAACGACATGGGCGACGTGGCGCTCGGCGTCGTCACCTCGCACCACTACTCGGCCGCGCACAAGAGCGCGCTGAACCAGAAGTTCGTCGAGGCCTTCGGCAAGGCCAACAAGGGCATGCGGCCCAACTTCATGGGCGTCGGCGGCTACGACGGCATGCGGGTGATCATGGAAGGCCTGAAGGCAAGCAAGGGCGCCGGCGGCGAGGCGCTGCTCAACGCCATGAAGGGCCAGGTGTTCGAAAGCCCGCGCGGCCCGGTGCTGATCGACGCCCAGACGCGTGACATCGTGCAGGACGTGTACATCCGCAAGGTCGAGCGGGTGAACGGGCAGCTCTACAACGTCGAGTTCGAGACACAGAAGGGTGTGAAGGATCCGGGCAAGGCGAAGTGA
- a CDS encoding GntR family transcriptional regulator, giving the protein MSSVIDTQEESGLSQTVKAQLRLRELIVGGELRPGQRIAELALVERIGVSRTPIRMALVRLQEEGLLDALPGGGFVVKDFSEEDVHDAIELRGTLEGLAARLAAERGVGAVLVTEARECIERIDALLAEPELSEASFSVYVQENSRLHDLLSEMAGSAVVQRQLERVKTLPFASPSGFVFASALSPRSRDSLVVAQAQHRAVIEAIVAREGTRAEAVMREHARIAHKNLREALQSHKSLQKIPGANLIRRRTHR; this is encoded by the coding sequence ATGTCGTCGGTGATCGACACCCAGGAAGAGTCCGGCCTGTCGCAGACGGTGAAGGCGCAGTTGCGGCTGCGCGAGCTCATCGTCGGCGGCGAACTGCGGCCGGGACAGCGCATCGCCGAGCTCGCGCTGGTGGAGCGCATCGGCGTGTCGCGCACGCCGATCCGCATGGCGCTGGTGCGGCTGCAGGAGGAAGGCCTGCTCGACGCGCTGCCCGGCGGCGGCTTCGTCGTGAAGGACTTCTCCGAGGAGGACGTCCACGACGCGATCGAGCTGCGCGGCACGCTCGAAGGACTGGCCGCGCGCCTCGCGGCCGAGCGCGGTGTCGGCGCGGTGCTGGTCACCGAGGCGCGCGAGTGCATCGAGCGCATCGACGCGCTGCTCGCCGAGCCGGAGCTCAGCGAGGCCTCGTTCAGCGTCTACGTGCAGGAGAACAGCCGCCTGCACGACCTGCTGTCCGAGATGGCCGGCAGTGCGGTGGTGCAGCGCCAGCTCGAGCGCGTGAAGACGCTGCCCTTCGCCTCGCCGAGCGGCTTCGTGTTCGCCAGCGCGCTGAGCCCGCGCTCGCGCGACTCGCTGGTCGTCGCGCAGGCCCAGCACCGTGCGGTGATCGAGGCCATCGTGGCACGCGAAGGCACGCGGGCCGAGGCGGTGATGCGAGAGCACGCGCGCATCGCGCACAAGAACCTGCGTGAAGCGCTGCAAAGCCACAAGTCGCTGCAGAAGATTCCGGGCGCCAACCTGATCCGCCGGCGCACCCATCGCTGA
- the xth gene encoding exodeoxyribonuclease III: MKIATFNVNGITSRLPRVLEWLEESKPDVACLQELKTSDATFPEMAFQAAGYGAVWHGQKGFNGVAVLARDTPPNEIRRGLPGDPDDTHSRYLEAQVGEWTVASIYLPNGNPQPGPKFDYKLAWFARLIAHAAELCERPSPVILAGDYNVVATNEVHDIYSAKSWMHDALLQPETRAAYQKLLSQGWTDAIHKLHADKPMYTFWDYFRNRWERNSGLRIDHLLLNPVAAARLQAAGVDRDVRGRDKPSDHAPAWVTLD; encoded by the coding sequence ATGAAAATCGCGACCTTCAACGTCAACGGCATCACCAGCCGCCTGCCCCGCGTCCTCGAGTGGCTCGAGGAGTCCAAGCCCGACGTGGCCTGCCTGCAGGAGCTCAAGACCTCCGACGCCACCTTCCCCGAGATGGCGTTCCAGGCCGCCGGCTACGGCGCGGTGTGGCACGGCCAGAAGGGCTTCAACGGTGTGGCCGTGCTCGCCCGCGACACGCCGCCCAACGAGATCCGCCGCGGCCTGCCGGGCGACCCGGACGACACCCACAGCCGCTACCTGGAGGCCCAGGTCGGCGAGTGGACCGTCGCCTCGATCTACCTGCCCAACGGCAACCCGCAGCCCGGTCCCAAGTTCGACTACAAGCTCGCCTGGTTCGCCCGCCTGATCGCGCATGCCGCCGAGCTGTGCGAGCGCCCGAGCCCGGTGATCCTGGCCGGCGACTACAACGTCGTCGCCACCAACGAGGTGCATGACATCTATTCGGCGAAGTCGTGGATGCACGACGCGCTGCTGCAGCCCGAAACGCGCGCGGCCTACCAGAAGCTGCTGAGCCAGGGCTGGACCGACGCCATCCACAAGCTGCACGCCGACAAGCCGATGTACACGTTCTGGGACTACTTCCGCAACCGCTGGGAGCGCAACTCGGGCCTGCGCATCGACCACCTGCTGCTCAATCCGGTGGCCGCCGCGCGCCTGCAAGCGGCCGGCGTGGACCGCGACGTGCGCGGACGCGACAAGCCGAGCGACCACGCGCCGGCCTGGGTGACGCTCGACTAG
- a CDS encoding class I SAM-dependent methyltransferase, with amino-acid sequence MPSRFLPLDETLFRYVLDHSVREHPAQVALREATQDQPHAGMQISPDQGQLMALLVRLLGARRTIEIGVYTGYSALCVALALPEDGRVLACDINEDYVRVGRPHWQAAGVAHKIQVQIGPALKTLDARLDAGEAGQYDFAFIDADKTGYDGYYERCLRLLRPGGLVAIDNVLWSGSVARPAQDADTAALQALNDKLHADARIDIAMVAISDGITLARKR; translated from the coding sequence ATGCCCAGCCGATTTCTCCCGCTCGACGAGACCCTCTTCCGCTACGTGCTCGACCACTCGGTGCGCGAGCATCCGGCGCAAGTGGCGCTGCGAGAGGCCACGCAGGACCAGCCGCACGCCGGCATGCAGATCTCGCCCGACCAGGGCCAGCTCATGGCCCTGCTGGTTCGCCTGCTCGGCGCGCGCCGCACCATCGAGATCGGCGTCTACACCGGCTACAGCGCGCTGTGCGTCGCGCTGGCGCTGCCCGAGGACGGCCGCGTCCTGGCCTGCGACATCAACGAGGACTACGTGCGCGTGGGCCGGCCGCACTGGCAGGCCGCCGGCGTGGCGCACAAGATCCAGGTGCAGATCGGACCGGCGCTGAAGACGCTGGACGCGCGGCTCGACGCCGGCGAAGCCGGACAGTACGACTTCGCCTTCATCGATGCCGACAAGACCGGCTACGACGGCTACTACGAGCGCTGCCTGCGCCTGCTGCGCCCGGGCGGCCTGGTCGCCATCGACAACGTGCTGTGGAGCGGCTCGGTCGCCCGCCCCGCACAGGATGCCGACACCGCCGCGCTGCAGGCGCTCAATGACAAGCTGCACGCCGACGCGCGCATCGACATCGCGATGGTGGCGATCAGCGACGGCATCACGCTGGCCCGCAAGCGCTGA